In Desulfovibrio inopinatus DSM 10711, the sequence ATTCTAAACCATTTTTGTTTCACAATTTCGCCGCTTTTATTGCGATGATGACAATACAAGGAGATCCCCATGCCTCTGCTCGCCGTCAACGTCGACCACGTGGCCACAATTCGCCAGGCCAGACAAACCATCGAGCCTGACCCTGTTACTGCCGCACACCTTGCCGAACTGGCTGGAGCGCGTGCGATAATCGTCCATCTCCGCGAAGATCGACGCCATATACAAGATCGCGATGTGGAACTCATTGCGCGAACAGTCAAAACCCGACTTCACCTGGAAATGGCCGCTACCGAAGAAATGGAAGGTATTGCTCGAAAAACCAAACCGCATATGGTCTGCCTCGTACCAGAAAAACGAGAAGAACTCACCACGGAAGGTGGTCTCGACGTCGTTGGTCAGCAAGCTCGATTAACAGATTACATTGCTCGTATCAAAGGAGATGGCATCAAGGTCAGCTTGTTTATCGATCCGGATCAGGCGCAAGTCGATGCTGCGGTTGCAGTCAAGGCGGACTACATCGAATTGCACACTGGTGCTTATGCCGATGCACCGACTCCTGAGGATGCCACAGGCGAATTTAACAAACTCGTCACGGCCTCCACGTATGCACGTACACTCGGGCTTCGTGTTAATCTGGGGCATGGTCTCAATTATGACAATATCTATGCGTTTTCCAAAACGCACGGCATTAGCGAATACTCTATTGGTCATTCCATTGTGTCTCGCGCTGTTTTGACGGGGTTTGTCGAAGCCGTCAAAACAATGGCCGACATTATTGCCGGATTTTGCGATTAAGCTTTGAACAGCATCAATATATTATGATTGTGGGACTCGGTATCGATATCGTGGAACTTGACCGCATCCGTACGGCCTTGGAACGCCATGGTGAACGCTTTCTTGAGAAGATTCTGACTCCCGAGGAATGTCATCATTTAGCCAAACAGGCGATTCCTTCCATCAGTGCACGATTTGCGGCCAAAGAAGCTGCGGCCAAAGCGTTTGGTACGGGATTTACCGGTGGCATTGGGTTTCACAGTTTTATAGTGCGCTCTGCCCCATCGGGACGGCCGTTCCTCACCCTTGCTGGTCAAGCGGAAGTATTGGCCCAAAAGATGGGTGTTACATCCATTCACCTGAGTCTCACACATGGCAGAGATACGGCTGCGGCAGTCGTCATTCTTGAAAACAATACGCCGGTCAATGAAAAACAGGCAGAAACACCATGAAATGTACCCCGCTCCCGACTCCTGCAGAGATGGCCCTTTGGGATAAGACGTCTATTGAAGAAATCGGTATTCACGGTCACGTTCTTATGGAAAATGCCAGCCGCGAAGCTGTTGCTGTCCTCAGACAACAGGCTGGTGACCTCACAGGAAAGCGTGTCGCTTTTTTGGCCGGTCCGGGAAATAATGGCGGAGATGCTCTGGCCATGGCTCGCATTGCGCTCGATGATGGCATCGATCCCATTATTTATTTGACCAAACCGCAGAACCGATACAAAGGATCAGCCGGATACAATCTCAAACTGACAAAAAAACTTGGTATTCCGATCGCAACACTTCGCCCTGACCAACTGACGAGATTTCCCCGCCCGGATATCCTTGTTGATGGCCTTCTGGGAACCGGTTTCTCTGGCGAATTGCGTGAGGATTTTGTTGATATTGTCAACGCTGTCAATACGATCGGCCAGTCAGCATTTGTCTTCGCAGTCGATATCCCCTCAGGGGTAAATGGTTTGACTGGGCATGCTCGACCAACTGCCGTGTATGCCGATGTCACCGTCACATTCGAAGCTGCGAAATTTGGCCTTGTCCAACCTCAAGCCCAACCCTATGTCGGCCGTCTGATCGTCCGTTCTATCGGTATTCCTCGTCAGGTCAAGGCAGCCCATCCCGCGACACATGTCGGGCTTGGTCCTGAACTTGGGGAATTGCTCGATACGAAAGACCCTTTCATCCACAAAGGCAGTGCTGGACGCCTCCTCGTCATCGGTGGTTCACGGGGATTGACCGGCGCTCCATTGTTATGTGGTCTGGCAGCTATGCGTGCGGGTTCGGGTCTTGTGACGGTCGCCTGCCCAGGTGGCGTAGAAACGGCGTTGAAAGCGGGATGTCCTGATATCATGACCATGCCAACAGGACAAACCGATGGCTGGTCCGCCGATCTTGTTTCTCTTCTTTTCGACAAAATGCGTGAAACAGATTCGCTTGTTGTTGG encodes:
- a CDS encoding pyridoxine 5'-phosphate synthase, with protein sequence MPLLAVNVDHVATIRQARQTIEPDPVTAAHLAELAGARAIIVHLREDRRHIQDRDVELIARTVKTRLHLEMAATEEMEGIARKTKPHMVCLVPEKREELTTEGGLDVVGQQARLTDYIARIKGDGIKVSLFIDPDQAQVDAAVAVKADYIELHTGAYADAPTPEDATGEFNKLVTASTYARTLGLRVNLGHGLNYDNIYAFSKTHGISEYSIGHSIVSRAVLTGFVEAVKTMADIIAGFCD
- a CDS encoding holo-[acyl-carrier-protein] synthase; this encodes MIVGLGIDIVELDRIRTALERHGERFLEKILTPEECHHLAKQAIPSISARFAAKEAAAKAFGTGFTGGIGFHSFIVRSAPSGRPFLTLAGQAEVLAQKMGVTSIHLSLTHGRDTAAAVVILENNTPVNEKQAETP
- a CDS encoding bifunctional ADP-dependent NAD(P)H-hydrate dehydratase/NAD(P)H-hydrate epimerase, with protein sequence MKCTPLPTPAEMALWDKTSIEEIGIHGHVLMENASREAVAVLRQQAGDLTGKRVAFLAGPGNNGGDALAMARIALDDGIDPIIYLTKPQNRYKGSAGYNLKLTKKLGIPIATLRPDQLTRFPRPDILVDGLLGTGFSGELREDFVDIVNAVNTIGQSAFVFAVDIPSGVNGLTGHARPTAVYADVTVTFEAAKFGLVQPQAQPYVGRLIVRSIGIPRQVKAAHPATHVGLGPELGELLDTKDPFIHKGSAGRLLVIGGSRGLTGAPLLCGLAAMRAGSGLVTVACPGGVETALKAGCPDIMTMPTGQTDGWSADLVSLLFDKMRETDSLVVGPGMGRTQEAGLFLQELINHITIPTVYDADALFHLAEAPNFLKSLPHTAVLTPHPGEMARLLGMSIPEVEADRPAAVRRLSEKTDATLVLKGPGTLIMSGKTPETAPAPIHYAPIFAPCLAVGGSGDILAGMIGALAAKGFSLLPATCLAVYWHGLCGLALEKDYPYRGNLPTEIIDIMPHALKEWLHA